From bacterium:
CCGGCCCCCTGCCCGGCTCGGCCTACAGCGGCGGCCTTTTACCCGCTGTCGCGTGGGACTCGGCGGACAACGTCGGCGTGACCTCGACCTTCATCTACTACTCGGCCGACGGCGGCGTCACGTGGCCGTATCTGGTCGCCGACGGCGCGCTCACCTCGCCGCACGACCCCGCGTGGACCGGAGTGCCCGACAGCGACGAGGCCCTGATCAAGGTCGTCTGCTTCGACGCGGTCCTGAACGTGGACGCCGACGCCATGGACGGCACCTTCACCCTGGACGCGACCACTGGCGCGGGCGGCGGCGCCCTGCCGCCGCGCGCCGTCCTCTCGCAGAATCACCCCAACCCCTTCAACCCGGCCACGGAGATCCGTTTCGCCCTACCGTCGCAGCAGCCGATCACCCTGAAGGTGTACGACGTCGCGGGACGAGAGGTGGCGACGCTGGCCGCCGGCCTGCACGAAGCCGGCACCCACGCCTTCATCTGGCGCGGCGAGAACGACGACGGAGCGCGTGTTGCATCCGGACTGTACTTCTACCGGCTGATGACGGAGGATGGGCCGGAGACCCGCAAGATGATGCTACTCAAGTGACATGCGGCGGGGCGTGGTTTCCCCGGAACTGCGCGACTGCGTCAACCACGCCCCGCCGACTGTCGACCGGATCGGCGAAATGATCGAGAAGGCCATGATCAGACTGCTGCTTCTAGCCGCCGTGCTCGCCTGTATGGCGGGCTGTGGACAAGAGGATGTCGCTCGCGTGCGCGGTGGCGTCTCGATAGCCGACGCGGACGCCGCGGCCGGGCCCGTCTTCGACGCCCAGATCGTCCTGTGCCGACGGGTCGGGAGCAAGACCGGCAAGCGCCTGGACATCGGCGAAAGCTTCGCGGAAGGTTACGAGACGAGGGACCGCTACATTCACGCGTTCGTCGATTTCACCGGCGCGCGGGCCGGCGTGCATCAGGTGCACCTGGTCTGGATCAGGCCGGGAGGCAAGGAACTGTTCCGGATGTTCGCCGAGGTCCGCGTCACCCCCGCGCCCGACGGGTACGTCACGGAGATCGCCTGGCTCAATGCGGAGGACCTCCATTACCGCCAGGACGAGGAACCCGTCGCCGGCGCGACCGCCGACTTCAGTCTGCACTCCAGGCTCAACGTGGCACCGGAGAAGGGGCGCGACGCCGGTGCGTACGCCCTGCGGGTCTACTGGAACCGGGAGCTGCTGGCTGAAAGGTCCTTCCTTTTCCATTCAATGGACGGCTAGTCCGCCACCGGATATGAGCAGCAGGAACGGGAGCATCACTCTTTCATGAACTGCAAGATCAGAGTGTGCCAGGTCATCAACCGTTTCATGGTCGGCGGCGCGGAGACTGTGGCGCTCGATCTCTCCCGCAAGCTAGACCCGGGCCGATATGAGGTCAGGGTGCTAGCACCGCTCGCACCGATCCAGAGCTCGGGTCATGCCGACATGGAACAGCGCTTCCTCGACGCCGGGATCGCCACCGATAATCTCGCCATCACGTCTTTCCACAATCCCCTGTCCATACTTCGCTTGTACCTCTATTTCCGCAGAGGCCGCTTCGACATCGTTCACGGCCACAACAGGCTCTCCGACGCCTGGGCCGTCGAGATCGGCGCCCTGGCCGGGATCCCCCACCGATTCTGGACACGTCATCTCGTCTACCAGGACATGACCGCGGCCCTGATCCGGCGTTACTCCCGTTTGTCCCGCAAGGCGGACCTCGTTTTCGCCGTCTCCGACGCCGTGCGCGAGAACTGCATCGAGGTCGAGAGGATAGCGCCGGAGAAAGTCGTCACTCTTGTCAACGGCATCGACACGGAGAGATACTGCCCGATCCCCGCAGAGGTGATTGGCAAAAAGCGCCGCGAACTCGGCGTGACCGCGGATGAGCATCTTCTCCTTTACGTGGCGCGCATGAACGAGCAGAAAGCGCCGGAGGGATTCGTACGTCTGATATGGAGATTGCGCGAGATGGGAGTGCCTGCGCGAGGCTTCATGTGCGGTACCGGCCCCATCGAGAGAGACGTTCGAAATCTCATCGCCGACGGGCCCACAGGCGTAGAGATGCTCGGCGTCCGCAACGACATTCCCGCCTTACTCGGCACGGCAGACCTCTTCGTCTCAACATCCCGCAACGAAGGATTGCCATTGAACGTGATGGAAGCCATGTCGAGTGGGGCGGCCTTCGTGGCCCCAAACATCGAACAGATCTCGTGTCTGCTCGCAAACTCGGGACTTCGCGACATGTGCCTCTACGCGCCGCCACCTCAGCGGGGCGATCTGCCGGATCATCTGATCGATACGTGGGCGGCGAAAGTGGCCGAGGTCGTGAAGGACGACCAGTGGCGGCGCACGGTGGGTGCCAAGTCCCGCGAAATCATCCGTGCCGAGTATTCACTGGAGCGGATGGTCTCCGCCTACCAGGATGCATACGAAGAAACGCTCACCGCACGCTCTCGTACAGTTCCGTGATCTTATCGGCAAACTGTTCCCAGGTGTAGTTGCTCAGTACGTGTTCACGTATGGCGCGACGATCCCACTGACGGCGTAGCGCCTCCACGAGGGCATCGGTCAACGCCTTTACATCGGCGGGCGGCACCAGTATGCCGCAGGTGGGTTCCGCGATGGTCTCGGGCAGGCCATCGGTCCGACTCGCGACGACGGGCAGTCCCACGGACATCGCCTCGATGGTCGCCACGGGCATGCCCTCCGAGAGGGTGGGCAGGCAGAAAATGTCCGACTGCTGCATCTCGCGCACCATTTCTTCGTGAGGCAAACGGCCGGCGACAGTGACCCGATCGGCGATGCCGAGATCCTTGGCCAGATCTTCCAGGGAAGATTTCAGGGGACCGCCTCCGACGAAGTACAACGTAGAGCTGTCCCGCAGGTCTGCGGGCAGGTGCGTGAAGGCATGCAACAGGAGCTGGTGGTTCTTTCGCGGCAACAACTGCGCCACGGTGATGATGCGGTGTCCGAATTCGGTGCGGTTTGCGTCGGGCTCGAAGAGATCGGTTTCTACGCCGTGGAAAATGATATGCGTGTTGGGATGTGTGAGCCCCGCCGCCGCTGCGGCATTCCGGGTGGATCGACAATTGAACAGCAGCGCGGAGGCTCTGCGGACATGCTTGATCACGTAGCCGCTGTGCGGGAACTCGTGCAGATAGACATTGGCGTCGTTACCGATGCCTTGAACGACCACGGGAAGGCCGTGCTCGCGACCCATCATGGAGGCGCATACGCCTTCAGGCGAGATCCAGGGCGCATGCACGACATCTGGCTTGAATTCGCGTACGATCTCGGCCAGGTGTTTTCGGAGCTGCCGATACATGAACCAGCCTTCGTACCCCCATAGCAGTTTCTTGGGTCCCCAGCGCCAGCGGGGGTAGGTCACCGGTATACCCCTCACCTCTCCGGCCCGGGGGGAGTCTCCACGCTCGCGCAGCCACTCGCGAACGACGCCGGGCTTGGTCACGCCCTGCCTGAGCAGGGCCGGCGGAGGCGTCATGCCGACCGGACAGACGACACGAACAGCGTGTCCCGTACAATCCCGCAGCGCCACAGTCCCCCGGATGTTCCAGGGACCCGAAAGCCAGTCAAAACTCGAGGGGAACATGCTGCAGAGCCAGAGTATTCTCATCGGGCGATTCATCTTCCATTGGCGGCAACGTGCCACTGGCGGCGTAAGCCGGGGTCAAAAACCGTTCAAACCCGGCTGCTGCTGGGAGTCGAAGATGCGAGCCGTTCCAGATCGGCGTCGACCATCAGATGGACCAGTTCGGCGAAGCTGGTCGAGGGGACCCAGCCCAGATTCTCGCGCGCCTTGCTGCAGTCGCCCAGCAACACGTTGACCTCTGCAGGCCGGTAGAACCTGGGATCGACCTCGACGTGTTTCTCCCACTCCAGGTCGACGTGCGAGAAGGCGATCTGGCAGAACTCGCGCACGGAGTGGGTCTCGCCACTGGAGATGACGTAGTCCTCGGGCTCGTCCTGCTGCAGCATCAGCCACATGGCGCGAACATAGTCCGCGGCGTAGCCCCAGTCGCGCTTGGCGTCGAGATTGCCAAGGTACAGCTTGGCCTGCAAGCCCAGCTTGATGCGTGCCACGCCGTCGCTGATCTTGCGGGTCACGAACTCCAGGCCGCGTCGCGGCGACTCATGGTTGAAGAGGATGCCCGATACGGCAAAAATGTTGTAGCTTTCGCGGTAGTTGATCGTGATGTAGTGGCCGTAGCACTTGGCCACGCCGTAGGGACTGCGCGGATACAGAGGCGTCAACTCGGTCTGCGGCGTCTCGCGGACGGCACCGAACATCTCGCTGGACGAGGCCTGGTAGACCTTGATGGACTTGTCCACCATCTTGATCGCTTCCAGTACGCGCGTCACGCCGAGGGCCGTGACGTCGCCGGTGAAGATGGGCTGTTTCCAGGACGTCGGCACGAAGGACTGCGCCGCGAGATTGTAGATCTCATGCGGGCGGACCTCGCTCACGGCGTCGATCACCGATGTCTGATCGGTCAAGTCGGCCGCGACGAAGTTCAGACGTTCCTTGATGTGATTGACCCGCTCGATGGTCTCGGTACTGGTCCGGCGGACCATGCCGAAGACCTCGTAACCCTCTTCGAGCAGGAGTTCAGCTAGATACGAGCCGTCCTGGCCCGTGATGCCGGTGATCATCGCGCGCCGCGGGTTGCTGGTAGCCATCTTATCCGACCTTTCTTCCCGTCTGCTCATCGTCATCGCGCTGTTTCAGGACAATACGGATTTCCCGGGACTTGAAGATCCCGGGATGTCCTCCGTCCGGCGCAGGGCAGCAATTGCCTCAACCCGCGGTGCAGTATAACCCAGGACTCCGATATCTGGCAAGCTCGCCGCCGAGCCTGCATCCCGTCGGTATATCGGCGCCCGGCCGCCACGGTTGACAGGAAAAGACACGAGACAAAGGCGCGGCGCGGTTTTGACACGGCCGCAACCCGCCACTATAATCCACTCTCATCAGGCCTCGTGGGCACGCACGACGAGACCCGTATCTTCCCCGACGAACGGATCGCAGCAGATGGATCTCGGACGCTTCTACGCCGGCAAGACCGTCCTGGTGACCGGCGCCGCGGGCTTCATCGGCTCGCATCTGACCGACGGGCTCGTCGCACTCGGGTGCCGGGTCCGCGCCCTGGACGACCTGTCCGACGGCTTGTTGAAGAACCTGGACAACGCGATGGACAGCATCGAGTTCCGCGAGGGATCGCTCAACGACATGACCATCCTGGAGGCGCTGGTGCCGGGCTGCGACGTGGTCTTCCACCTGGGCGCGAACGCCTCGGTCCCCCGTTCGTCACAGAATCCGGCCTACGACTTCGAGCGCAACCTGGCCGCCACCTTCAACGTGCTGGAGGCGGTCCGAGCCGGAGGCGCCGGGCGGCTGCTCTTCGCCTCATCGGCCGCCGTCTACGGCGAGCCCCAGACCGCGGACGGCCGGATGGGCGAGAACCACCCCTTCGTGCCCAAGTCGCCCTACGGCGGCACCAAGCTGGCCGGCGAGTTCATGATCGACGCCTACACACGCTGCTACGACCTCGACCACCGGCGCGTGCGCATCTTCAACACATTCGGCCCGCGCCAGCGCAAGTACGTGATGTTCGATCTGCTGGAGAAGCTGCGCCGCGATCCGGAGCATCTCGAGGTGATCGGGACCGGCGAGCAGCAACGCGACTACAACTACGTCGCCGACACGGTGCTGGCCCTGCTGACCGTGGCCGCCCACACGCACGCGCGCGCCAAAGTCTACAACATCGCCGGCGGCCGTCCCGTGAGCATCCGCGACCTGGTTGACCTGATCATCAAGGCCACGGGCATCGAGCGCCCCGAGATCACCTACACCATGGAGAGCTGGCCCGGCGACGTGGTGAGCATGGTCGCCGACACCTCGCGCATCGAGACCGAACTGGGCTACAAACCGGCAGTGGGTCTGGAGGACGGCCTGCGCCGGCTGGTGGACTGGCATCGCGAGCTGTACGGCGCACCCTGGTAGTATCACACGACCGCCTGCAAAAGAAGAAAGGCCCGGGAGCCGAAGCTTCCGGGCCCTGTCGTTCGCGTCCGGGACGCGAGTCATGAGGAGACTAGCGGTAGAGGCTCTTCACGGCGCCCCAGGCGCTGTCCTCGTTGCCGACCGGAGCATCGATCGTGACGGTCACGAGGCAGCCCGCGCTAGAATAGGCGTCCACGCCCAGATAGTACCAGCCTTCGGCCGCGGCCACATAGGTGATCAGTTCCTGGGCACCGCTGCAGCAGTTGTCCGAGCCGGCCACGCAGGAAGTCAAGGGATCCGCGCAGTCCGTGAACAGGTACATGGCCATGTCGCATGCGCCGTCTTCGGTGACGGTGAACGTCTCGCCAAGGGTCAGGTAGATCTTGTAGAAGGCGTCGGGGCCGTCGGCGCTGTAACCGGTACAGCCGCCGTAAACCATGGGCTCCTGGTTTGTGAAGCCGCCATCGGCGAGATCCACGTCGAACTGAGACAGACCCTGCACCTGCAGATCGATGGCGCCCGTGCAGACGTCATTGTCGGGCGGCGGCGGAGGCGGCTCATCCAGGGTGGCGGTCAGGATGTACGTTCCCGAGTAGGAGGCGCTGTAGCCCGTGATCTCGACGAAGTAGGTGCCGGCCACGGTGAAGGTGTAGTTGATGATCGAGTAATAGTTGGGATACCCGACATCGTCGTTGTAGGCCAGCTGGGTCGTGCCGTCGGTATCGAAGAGATACATCTTGGTGTCGCCGATGTCGCCGGGGTGGGTCTCGAACTCGACGATATCGCCTGCCCCGACGGTGATCGCGAAGAAGTCGACTTCTCCGGCCGGATCGATGGCGGCGTTCATGTCGTCGCCGACGGTCAGCGTGTTGGCCGTCGTGTAGTCATCGTTGGGCTCGGCTTCGGCGGCGCGCCCGTTGGGTGAATACTGCGCCAAAGGCTTCTCCAGGGGGGGTTTGGCAACGGCGATGCTGCTGATCAGGCAGAGCGCCATCAAAACGACTAGCATGGTACGCATAAGCGTCCCTCCTTCGGAAATGTGAGTGCAAGGTTCGCTGTGCGACTCAAGATGCAGGAGGCGGGGAAGCCCTGCTTGACTGCTCAAGCCCGACAGCCGGCTCTCAATTCGTCATTGATCGTATCATATCGAGAGGGGTTGATACAACCATTTTTCAAGAAAATATCACGAATGGATACGTTTTAGTGACAATCTTGTCACTACTCCGTGGATTTTTTAGGGGTTGGTCGGGAAAACCCCTATGCGATCGAGTCCAATCTCTCACCCATCCGCAGGCGGTGCCGCAGGCCCATCAGGCGGGTGTCCAGCGCCCGCAGCTCGCCCAGGTTGGCCCGCTCGCGGGCCGACGGCTCGATCACGTCCACCATGGCGCCGTTGTTGATCACCACGCGGCGATCGCCCATCAGGGCCAGGATGGGGTCGTGGGTGGCCATCAGGACGATCTTGTCCTGGCCGATCAGGATGTCGAGGGCCTTCTGGCGGTCGATGCCGGCGTTCTCGATCTCGTCGATCAGCACCACCGGGGAGCGGCTCAGCACGGCGGTGTCGGCGATCATCAGGGCGCGGGATTGGCCCCCGGACAGGCTCGTGACGGGCGTGTCCAGGGCGAAGGGTTCGCCCGCGAGCGCGTTGGCGTCCTTCCAGATCCGCTGGATCTTGGCCTCGGGATCGGGCGCCTGGCGGCTGTCGGCATGCAGGGCCAGGAAATCCGCCACGGACAGGTCCATGACGAAGTTCATGTTCTGGCTGAGCTGGGCCACGAGCTTGTGCTCGCTGGACGTGCGCCATTTCATCCCCGCTTCGCGGCCGTTGATGGTCACGCGGCGACCGGTGGGCGTGTCGCCGCGGGCCACCCACTCGATGTCCGCCAGCAGTCGGCTCTTGCCCGAGCCGGTGGGACCCACGATGCAGATCACCTCGCCCAGACGCGCCGACAGCTCGGACACCGGTTCCGGCTCGCCGCCCTTGTCGTATCCCCCGTAGACGGCGATCTCGGCGACCCGTTCCTCCTCGCCGGCGAGGAAGGCGTCCATCTCGGCCAGAAAGCCCGCGAGGTCGTCCAGCAGCCCGGCGGCCGGCGTGGCCGCGAGCGCCAGGGCGGGATCGTCGCCCAGTTCCGTGCCGCGCTCCGCGAGCCAGCCCTGGGCGAAGGGCCAGCGGTCCAGCAGCTCGCCGACGCTCAGGCCGCGCAGGGTGTCGGGGGTGATCATCGCCCGTCCCCCTCGGGACCGGTCTGCGGACCCGTCAGCGGCGCCGCCTGCTGACGGTCGGCCTGTCCGTCGAGATCGATCTTGCGCACGTTGCCCATCTGGTACCGCGAGCCGATGCGGGTCTCGCCGAGGCAGTACGAGCACAGTGCCGCCGGCATGCTGAAACGCAGGCGCTTGCCCTC
This genomic window contains:
- a CDS encoding glycosyltransferase family 4 protein, producing MNCKIRVCQVINRFMVGGAETVALDLSRKLDPGRYEVRVLAPLAPIQSSGHADMEQRFLDAGIATDNLAITSFHNPLSILRLYLYFRRGRFDIVHGHNRLSDAWAVEIGALAGIPHRFWTRHLVYQDMTAALIRRYSRLSRKADLVFAVSDAVRENCIEVERIAPEKVVTLVNGIDTERYCPIPAEVIGKKRRELGVTADEHLLLYVARMNEQKAPEGFVRLIWRLREMGVPARGFMCGTGPIERDVRNLIADGPTGVEMLGVRNDIPALLGTADLFVSTSRNEGLPLNVMEAMSSGAAFVAPNIEQISCLLANSGLRDMCLYAPPPQRGDLPDHLIDTWAAKVAEVVKDDQWRRTVGAKSREIIRAEYSLERMVSAYQDAYEETLTARSRTVP
- a CDS encoding ATP-binding cassette domain-containing protein — its product is MITPDTLRGLSVGELLDRWPFAQGWLAERGTELGDDPALALAATPAAGLLDDLAGFLAEMDAFLAGEEERVAEIAVYGGYDKGGEPEPVSELSARLGEVICIVGPTGSGKSRLLADIEWVARGDTPTGRRVTINGREAGMKWRTSSEHKLVAQLSQNMNFVMDLSVADFLALHADSRQAPDPEAKIQRIWKDANALAGEPFALDTPVTSLSGGQSRALMIADTAVLSRSPVVLIDEIENAGIDRQKALDILIGQDKIVLMATHDPILALMGDRRVVINNGAMVDVIEPSARERANLGELRALDTRLMGLRHRLRMGERLDSIA
- a CDS encoding glycosyltransferase, translating into MFPSSFDWLSGPWNIRGTVALRDCTGHAVRVVCPVGMTPPPALLRQGVTKPGVVREWLRERGDSPRAGEVRGIPVTYPRWRWGPKKLLWGYEGWFMYRQLRKHLAEIVREFKPDVVHAPWISPEGVCASMMGREHGLPVVVQGIGNDANVYLHEFPHSGYVIKHVRRASALLFNCRSTRNAAAAAGLTHPNTHIIFHGVETDLFEPDANRTEFGHRIITVAQLLPRKNHQLLLHAFTHLPADLRDSSTLYFVGGGPLKSSLEDLAKDLGIADRVTVAGRLPHEEMVREMQQSDIFCLPTLSEGMPVATIEAMSVGLPVVASRTDGLPETIAEPTCGILVPPADVKALTDALVEALRRQWDRRAIREHVLSNYTWEQFADKITELYESVR
- the gmd gene encoding GDP-mannose 4,6-dehydratase, giving the protein MATSNPRRAMITGITGQDGSYLAELLLEEGYEVFGMVRRTSTETIERVNHIKERLNFVAADLTDQTSVIDAVSEVRPHEIYNLAAQSFVPTSWKQPIFTGDVTALGVTRVLEAIKMVDKSIKVYQASSSEMFGAVRETPQTELTPLYPRSPYGVAKCYGHYITINYRESYNIFAVSGILFNHESPRRGLEFVTRKISDGVARIKLGLQAKLYLGNLDAKRDWGYAADYVRAMWLMLQQDEPEDYVISSGETHSVREFCQIAFSHVDLEWEKHVEVDPRFYRPAEVNVLLGDCSKARENLGWVPSTSFAELVHLMVDADLERLASSTPSSSRV
- a CDS encoding GDP-mannose 4,6-dehydratase — protein: MDLGRFYAGKTVLVTGAAGFIGSHLTDGLVALGCRVRALDDLSDGLLKNLDNAMDSIEFREGSLNDMTILEALVPGCDVVFHLGANASVPRSSQNPAYDFERNLAATFNVLEAVRAGGAGRLLFASSAAVYGEPQTADGRMGENHPFVPKSPYGGTKLAGEFMIDAYTRCYDLDHRRVRIFNTFGPRQRKYVMFDLLEKLRRDPEHLEVIGTGEQQRDYNYVADTVLALLTVAAHTHARAKVYNIAGGRPVSIRDLVDLIIKATGIERPEITYTMESWPGDVVSMVADTSRIETELGYKPAVGLEDGLRRLVDWHRELYGAPW
- a CDS encoding PPC domain-containing protein, translated to MRTMLVVLMALCLISSIAVAKPPLEKPLAQYSPNGRAAEAEPNDDYTTANTLTVGDDMNAAIDPAGEVDFFAITVGAGDIVEFETHPGDIGDTKMYLFDTDGTTQLAYNDDVGYPNYYSIINYTFTVAGTYFVEITGYSASYSGTYILTATLDEPPPPPPDNDVCTGAIDLQVQGLSQFDVDLADGGFTNQEPMVYGGCTGYSADGPDAFYKIYLTLGETFTVTEDGACDMAMYLFTDCADPLTSCVAGSDNCCSGAQELITYVAAAEGWYYLGVDAYSSAGCLVTVTIDAPVGNEDSAWGAVKSLYR